The sequence below is a genomic window from Deltaproteobacteria bacterium.
GCCGGCGGCGGATTGGCGCTCGCAGCCTGCATCGCCGCGGCAGTGATTTTCCTGCCTTCGCGCAGCGAGGACGTCGGGCTTCTCGCGGACAACTCGCCGCAGGTGGAGGAGGTCGACTTCGGCACCCGCGACGGCGCCGTCCTGCAGCTCTCGCGGCAGACCACCGTCATCTGGATGTCGGACGACCGCGCGGTGCAGCAGTGAAGCTGCTCCTGCTTTCGGCGGCGCTGCTCCTGGCGCAGGCCGACGCCGGCGTGGCAGAGCGGCGGGTGAAAATCACCGTCCGCGCCATCGCCGCCTCCAACGACGCGGCGATTCCGGCGGGCACCGATCCGAAGCTGAAGCCCATCGGACCGCAGCTGGAGAGCTTCGGCGAGCAGTTCCGCTTCCGCAGCTATCGCCTGATCGACGAGCGCAGCTTCGACCTCGACTGGAAGAACGCCGCCGAGGTCGAGCTGCCCGGCAGCCGCAGCCTCCAGGTCACTCCCCGCCAGCTCGACGCCGACGGGAAGATCAAGGTCCACCTCGAGCTGCTCGGGGAGCACCCGGCGCATACGCGCAAGCTCCACACCGACTACGCCATCCAGCGCGGTGGCACGATCCTGGTGGGCGGCATCCGCGTCGACCCGCGCGACGAGAAGGCGGGCAAGCTGCTGATCGCCATCACCCAGGAAGTGGAGAAGTAGCGTAAAGTGCGCGCCCCTTTTCCAGAAAGGCCTCTCATGCGTCTCGCTTTCGTGCTCGCCGCAGGTCTCTCGCTCTCCGCTTCTGCGCAAGCGCTGAAGACCGACGACGAGAAGTCCCTCTACGCCATCGGCTACCTCGTCGGCAGCCGCAACCTTGCCCCGCTCTCGCTCAAGCCGAACGAGCTGGAGATCGTCAAGCGCGGCCTCTCCGACGGCGCCGCCGGCAAGAAGGCGCAGGTCGAGCCGGAGTCGCAGATGGAGAAGGTGAACGCGTTCGCACAGGCTCGCTCCTCGGCGGGCGCGGACAAGGAGAAGGTCGCGGGGCGCGAGTTCGCGGACAAGGCGGCGAAGGAGCCGGGGGCGACCAAAGTGCCGAGCGGGCTCGTGTACAAGACGCTCACTGCGGGAAACGGCCCGAGCCCCGCCCCGACCGACAAGGTGAAGGTCAATTACGAGGGCCGCCTCACCAACGGCACCGTCTTCGACTCTTCGTACAAGCGCGGTCAACCCGCGGAGTTCGGGCTGAACCAGGTGATCAAGTGCTGGACCGAAGGCGTCCAGAAGATGAAGGTGGGCGAGAAAGCCCGCCTCGTCTGTCCTTCCGACATCGCGTACGGCGACCACGGGCACCCGCCCACCATCCCCGGCGGCGCCACCCTCGTCTTCGACGTCGAGCTCCTCGGCATCGAGGGAAAGTAATCCGCGGCTTCAGAAGAGTTTCCTGACGTGATCGAGGGCGTGTCAGACCCGGGTGGCATCTTGCGCCCAGAGACACACTTCTGTACAAGCGTACAGTAGATCCCAACGGAGGGAATGAGTGGCGAACCCGGAAAAAGAGAAGGCGATCGAGCTTGCCGTTTCTGCCATCGAGAAGCAGTTCGGCAAAGGCGCCGTCATGCGTCTCGGCAACGACGAGCCGTTGGTGCAGGACATCTCGGCGATCTCGACCGGGAGCGTCTCGCTCGACCTCGCGCTCGGCGTCGGCGGCATTCCCCGCGGCCGCGTCATCGAGGTCTACGGCCCGGAGGCGAGCGGCAAGACCACGCTGACCCTGCACATGGTCGCCGAGGCGCAGAAGGCGGGCGGCGTCGCCGCCTTCATCGACGCCGAGCACGCGCTCGACGTCGGCTACGCGCGCAAGCTCGGGGTCCGCACCGAGGATCTCTTGATCTCGCAGCCCGATACCGGCGAGCAGGCGCTGGAGATCTGCGAGATGCTGGTGCGCTCCGGGGCCGTGGATCTGATCGTCATCGACTCCGTCGCCGCACTGGTCCCGCGCGCCGAGTTGGAAGGCGAGATGGGCGACCAGCACATGGGCCTGCAGGCGAGGCTGATGTCGCAGGCCTTGCGCAAGCTCACCGCCACCATCAGCAAGGCCAACGCCTCCGTCATCTTCATCAACCAGATCCGCATGAAGATCGGCGTGATGTTCGGCAACCCGGAGACCACCACCGGCGGCAACGCGCTCAAGTTCTACGCCTCGCAGCGGCTCGACATCCGCCGGGTCGGCGCCATCAAGGACGGCGAGACGGTGATCGGCAATCGCACGCGGGTGAAGGTGGTGAAGAACAAGGTGGCGCCGCCATTCCGCGAGGTCGAGTTCGACATCCTTTATGGCCAGGGCATCTCCCGCGAGGGAGACCTGCTCGATCTGGCGGTGGAGAACAACATCGTCGAGAAGAGCGGCGCCTGGTTCAGCTACGGCGGCGAGCGCATCGGGCAGGGCCGCGAGAACGCGCGCGACTTCCTCAAGCTGCATCCGGAGATCCTCGCCGACGTGGAGAGCAAGCTTTACGAGAAGTTCGGCGTGGTACGCCCGAATCAGGCCGCGGGAGTTCCGGCCGAGATGGCGCAGCCGGCGTCGCTCGAGGAGAAGCGCCGCGCCAAGGCCGGCAAGTAGGGCCATGGTCGTGGGCCGGGCGGGCGGGGCCTGTTAGAATTGGTCGCGGAGGAGCGCATCGCCCGCCTGTTGCATCAGAGCCGCCAGGCAGAGCTGCCCGTGGGCGGAGGTGAATGGCTGCTCGCGGTCATCGGCGCGGTGGCGGCGCAGTTGCCGGCCTGTCCGCCGCAGAAGATGCCGCTCCGCGAGCGTCGGGCAGCGCTGGAGGACCAGCTGCGGGCGAGCGGGCTCGCCTACGGAACCGGCGCGCAGGATCCGGCGGTGGAGCTGAACCCCGAAGCGGCGCCCGGAGAGCGCGCGTTCGCGCACTTCGTGGCCGGGCTGGTGCGTCTCTGCGCTTCGGCAGCGGCGTCGTCGCATGCGCGCTGGTTCGTCCCCGGTCCGCCGGCGCAAGTCGGAGTCCGCGCCCGCCGCGCGCAGCTTCTGGCGGTGCTGGCGGCGGCCGGTGGCGATGCCGAAGCGGCCGCGCGGCTGTTCTCGGATCCGACCGCAATTCCGAATCCGCTGGAGAAGCTCGCGGACAGGACTGCGGCGCGGCTGTCACGCCGCTATCTCGCGGCGGGCGGGCCGTTCGCCGGACTCCCCCTGCACAATGGCCTGTGCGCGGTCGAAGTGCGCTGCTGCGCGACGATTGCGTTGGCCGCGTTCCAGCACGCGCGGATCAGTCCCGGCGCGGTCGCGCTCACCGCGAAGGCGACGTTGCGCTGGCGCAGCCTCCTCGTCGAGCTGCTCGCGCGACTCGCCCTGGCGCAGGAGGATGGCAGCGCGTCCGCGAGGGGATTCGAGCAGGTGATCCGCTCGCAGCGGCTGCCGGTGCGGGAGGCGCGCACGCTGCGGCGGGCGCTCGCGCATCCGCGCGAGATCGAGCAGGTCGCCCCCGAGTTGCACAGCGATGCGCTGCGCCGCTTCATGCTCACACAGGTGCTCGTGGCCGCGCTGATGGACGGGCGCTTCGAAGGCGCCGAGGTCGCGTTCGTCGAGCGCCTCGCACATGCCCTTGGGGTGGACGGCGCCGCGCTCGCGCAGCTCGAGGCAGAGGTGTGGGAGTTCTATCGCGACCACAAGGCTGCTCTCGCCGCGCTGCGGCTGGCGGAGACGCCGGAAGGGCTGCCGCATGCGCTCACCACCCGGCTCGAGGCTGCGGTCCTCGACAACCTCGACCGGCTCCTGCAGGAGATCCGCGAGACGCGCGAGCTGGGAGAGCTCCTGGCGAAAGCCGCGGCCGGAGGAGCGCTGTCGCGCGAGGAGAAGTCGAAGGTGCGCGAGCAGCTGATCGATCTGGCCAAGACCATTCCGGCGCTGGCCATTTTCGCGGCGCCCGGAGGACTGCTGCTCTTGCCCATCCTCTTCAAGCTGCTCCCGTTCAATCTCCTCCCCAGCAGCTTCGTCGATCCGCCGCCCCCTGCCGCCGCGCTGCCGGAGCCGCGGCGCAAGTCCGGCTGATCTGTCGAGCTTGCGACGGCCTGGAACGAGACGGCCGCGCGATCCCGGACAGTTCGGGCAGGCGGGATCTTCCCCGCCGGCACCTCGAAGCGGCAGCTTCCGAACAACCATGAGCTACTGCATCCAGGTCCACCCGGAAGCGGGCGTCCTCCTCCGCACTCTCGCCCCGTACGCAGTCCTTCGCCTGGGACGGGCGCTGGCGGACTTGGCGGACACAATCGGAACAGCCTCCGAGGGCGGGGTGCACGACCTGCGGATCGACGATTGCGTGGTCCGGTTCGTGGTTGACCATGCGCGCCGGATGCTGGAAGTGATCCATGTCGAGCAGCGGGAGCCGCTCGCGGATCCCATGTACGGTCTCGGAAGTAGTCGCTAACCCGCCTCCGGCGGCCGCGACTAACGACGAGGCCCGGTCCCTTTCGGGAACCGGGCCTCAAACGGCTCTTCTGGAACCGTCGTTACGCGAGCTTGCGGACGTTCTGCGCTTGCAACCCCTTCGGTCCCTTCACCACGTCGAATTCCACCTTCTGCCCTTCTGCGAGAGTGCGGAACCCATCCGCCTTGATGGCGGTGTGGTGGCAGAACACGTCTTCGCCACCGCCGTCCTGCGTGATGAAGCCGAACCCCTTCGTATCGTTGAACCACTTCACAGTTCCAGTTGCCATTTGAGACGTCATCCTTTGTAGACGGCCCGGCGGAAATTGCCGGGTCCGGCGCCGTCGCATCTCGCTCCGGTGCGCGCCGTTTCCTACGTACGATCGCAAGCATTGTCAACCACATCCGATTCCCGACTCCGGTTTCACGATCTCTTCGCCGCGTCGGTGCGCGGACCCCCTGCTCTGGGGACAGCCGGCGCGACCCCGCGCCGGGCTAGGCGCCGGCGCCTGGGAGCTCGCCGAGTGGCCGGATCAGGACTTCCCGGGGCTTTGCGCCGTCCGCGGGGCCGACGATCCCCTCGCGCTCCATTCGCTCGATCATGCGGGCGGCGCGGTTGTAGCCGACGCGCAATTTGCGCTGAAGAAGGGAGATGGAAATGAAGCGCATGTCCGCGAGGGCCGCAACCGCCTGGTCGTAGAGCTCGTCCGGTCCTTCGTCCTCGAACGGCATCCCCTCGCCGTCCTCGGCGCGCGGCCGCAGGATGTTCGAATCATAGACCGGGGTGCCCTGCGCCTTCCAGTGCTCGACCACCGCGTGGATCTCCTTCTCGTCGACGTATGGACCGTGCACGCGCGTGAGCGTCGACGTGCCCGGAGGCAGGATCAGCATGTCGCCCATGCCCAGCAGGTTCTCCGCGCCCGGGGAGTTGATGATGGTCCCCGAGTCGTGCCGCGAGGCGACCTGGAAGGAGATGCGGGCGGGGAAGTTCGCCTTGATCACGCCGGTGACCACGTCGGTGGAGGGCCGCTGCGTCGCGACCATCAGATGGATCCCGGCGGCGCGCGCCATCTGCGCCAGCCGCGCGATGTACGTTTCGACCTCGCGGGAGGCGACCATCATCAGATCGGCCAGCTCGTCGATGATGATCACGAGGTAGGGCAGCTTCTTCAGAGGCGCCGGAGGCACGCCGTCGGTCTGGGCAGCCGGCGGGCCCGCCACCGTCTCCGGCGACGACCGTACGGCCGGAGCCTGACCCTCCGCGGCAGGCGGAGAAGTCAGGTCGACGACGCGTTTTTCCTTGGGCGCCCGGTGGGGCCGCCGCGCTCCGTCGCCCTCCTTCTCCACCTTCTTGTTGAAGCCGGCGATGTTCCGCACGCCGCACTCGGCGAGCAGCTGGTACCGCCGCTCCATCTCCTCCACTCCCCACCGGAGCGCCATCGCGGCCTTCTTCGCGTCG
It includes:
- a CDS encoding DNA translocase FtsK; the protein is FTMAPGHSAFVPPPISILTGEASQAVPLDRDGLTATAEKLRQKLASFGIQGQVTQIRPGPVVTMFEFLPAAGIKVSRIAGLADDLAMAMEALRVRIVAPIPGKGVVGIEVPNKQRETVVLRELVEQDAFQKSHSKLAMCLGKDIEGMPYVADLAKMPHLLIAGTTGSGKSVAVNAMIVSMLLRSTPEEVRFLMVDPKMLELSVYEGIPHLLLPVVTDAKKAAMALRWGVEEMERRYQLLAECGVRNIAGFNKKVEKEGDGARRPHRAPKEKRVVDLTSPPAAEGQAPAVRSSPETVAGPPAAQTDGVPPAPLKKLPYLVIIIDELADLMMVASREVETYIARLAQMARAAGIHLMVATQRPSTDVVTGVIKANFPARISFQVASRHDSGTIINSPGAENLLGMGDMLILPPGTSTLTRVHGPYVDEKEIHAVVEHWKAQGTPVYDSNILRPRAEDGEGMPFEDEGPDELYDQAVAALADMRFISISLLQRKLRVGYNRAARMIERMEREGIVGPADGAKPREVLIRPLGELPGAGA
- a CDS encoding cold-shock protein, which codes for MATGTVKWFNDTKGFGFITQDGGGEDVFCHHTAIKADGFRTLAEGQKVEFDVVKGPKGLQAQNVRKLA
- a CDS encoding FKBP-type peptidyl-prolyl cis-trans isomerase; the protein is MRLAFVLAAGLSLSASAQALKTDDEKSLYAIGYLVGSRNLAPLSLKPNELEIVKRGLSDGAAGKKAQVEPESQMEKVNAFAQARSSAGADKEKVAGREFADKAAKEPGATKVPSGLVYKTLTAGNGPSPAPTDKVKVNYEGRLTNGTVFDSSYKRGQPAEFGLNQVIKCWTEGVQKMKVGEKARLVCPSDIAYGDHGHPPTIPGGATLVFDVELLGIEGK
- the recA gene encoding recombinase RecA, encoding MANPEKEKAIELAVSAIEKQFGKGAVMRLGNDEPLVQDISAISTGSVSLDLALGVGGIPRGRVIEVYGPEASGKTTLTLHMVAEAQKAGGVAAFIDAEHALDVGYARKLGVRTEDLLISQPDTGEQALEICEMLVRSGAVDLIVIDSVAALVPRAELEGEMGDQHMGLQARLMSQALRKLTATISKANASVIFINQIRMKIGVMFGNPETTTGGNALKFYASQRLDIRRVGAIKDGETVIGNRTRVKVVKNKVAPPFREVEFDILYGQGISREGDLLDLAVENNIVEKSGAWFSYGGERIGQGRENARDFLKLHPEILADVESKLYEKFGVVRPNQAAGVPAEMAQPASLEEKRRAKAGK